The Candidatus Zymogenaceae bacterium genome has a window encoding:
- a CDS encoding SH3 domain-containing protein, translated as MRRNALVVVCALLILSGCAGFRSEVWMPAELPLPSVTERLETPEFWIDRTGDLDVVLMSASEIEAFNRRALELEVYLNDVFSLSETKSGGEVLLMISPLSDWAESGGFIGHDNFPLTPEFFADMKEFMALDDMPGSVTVVWGMTVRETDVRVLPTEELALEEMNDYQFDYFQMSRLSWGTPVAVMWETSDGSWSYIVSPYVSGWVESCDIGIARDRDEVTSYGAADPFLVVVGPMAPVYGEGATFSRHKADRGTYLGGLRLGSRVPLVSETEGAWEVRVPVRGKGGSLAFATGFIEKDASIHTGYLPYTRRNVIAVSFSMQGERYGWGGMWGYWDCSAFVRDVFSAFGFVLPRNSTSQSKVGVVLGEFDADTPVSEKYAVLDTAPPGMSILRLPGHVMIYLGTYDDAYYVIHDIWAYRTKDLGRKYLVGVGRVAVSELTLGKGGARGSLIERITHVILLTLPEDGTDPDSGGI; from the coding sequence GGCCGAGCTGCCGCTGCCGTCGGTGACGGAACGGCTTGAAACGCCCGAATTCTGGATAGACCGAACAGGCGATCTTGATGTGGTCCTGATGTCCGCATCCGAGATAGAGGCGTTCAACCGGCGCGCCCTCGAATTGGAGGTCTACCTGAACGACGTGTTTTCGCTCTCCGAGACGAAGAGCGGTGGGGAAGTGCTGCTGATGATCTCCCCGCTCTCAGACTGGGCGGAAAGCGGCGGATTTATCGGCCATGATAACTTTCCCCTCACGCCTGAATTTTTCGCCGATATGAAAGAATTCATGGCCTTGGATGACATGCCCGGGTCGGTGACGGTGGTCTGGGGCATGACCGTTCGGGAAACCGATGTTCGGGTGCTGCCCACCGAAGAGCTGGCCCTGGAGGAGATGAATGATTACCAGTTCGACTACTTCCAGATGAGCCGGCTTTCCTGGGGGACGCCGGTGGCGGTGATGTGGGAGACGTCCGATGGAAGCTGGTCGTATATTGTGTCTCCCTATGTATCGGGCTGGGTGGAGAGCTGTGATATCGGGATCGCCCGGGATCGGGACGAGGTGACGAGCTACGGGGCGGCGGACCCGTTCCTCGTGGTGGTTGGACCTATGGCCCCGGTATACGGCGAAGGAGCGACTTTCTCTCGCCATAAGGCCGATCGGGGGACGTACCTGGGCGGGCTGCGTCTCGGGTCCCGGGTGCCGTTGGTTTCTGAGACCGAAGGCGCCTGGGAGGTGCGGGTGCCGGTCCGGGGGAAGGGCGGCTCCCTGGCGTTCGCCACGGGCTTCATCGAAAAGGACGCATCCATACATACGGGGTATCTCCCCTATACCCGGCGAAACGTCATCGCGGTTTCCTTTTCCATGCAGGGCGAGCGGTACGGTTGGGGCGGCATGTGGGGATACTGGGACTGCTCGGCCTTTGTGCGGGACGTGTTCAGTGCGTTCGGCTTCGTCCTGCCCAGGAACTCCACCTCCCAGTCGAAGGTGGGGGTGGTCCTGGGCGAATTCGACGCCGACACACCTGTTTCGGAAAAGTACGCCGTTTTGGATACCGCGCCGCCCGGAATGAGCATCCTTCGCCTGCCGGGGCACGTGATGATCTACCTGGGGACGTACGACGACGCCTATTATGTCATTCACGATATCTGGGCCTATCGCACAAAAGACCTGGGACGAAAATACCTGGTGGGCGTCGGACGGGTGGCGGTGTCCGAACTGACCCTGGGGAAAGGGGGCGCCCGGGGGTCCCTGATCGAGCGCATCACCCATGTGA